A single Micromonospora sp. CCTCC AA 2012012 DNA region contains:
- a CDS encoding MarR family winged helix-turn-helix transcriptional regulator has protein sequence MEGVSSTAGSAPAGGPPTTSEAARALREVLRVAGDTRSALARRLGIGATDAAAIDHLISSAEPLGPVELGNRLGIRSASATTLVDRLVQAGHVERAPHPSDRRRLSLQVTEHAFTEVLAALRPMLAGVEQAVARLTPEQAEATTAFLREVADVMRDYVATAPDDAATPRRPAPRD, from the coding sequence ATGGAGGGGGTTTCGTCAACCGCAGGATCGGCACCGGCCGGTGGACCACCGACGACCAGCGAAGCGGCCCGGGCGCTGCGCGAAGTGCTCCGCGTCGCCGGGGACACCCGGTCGGCACTGGCCCGGCGGCTCGGCATCGGCGCGACCGACGCCGCCGCCATCGACCACCTCATCTCCAGCGCCGAGCCGCTCGGGCCGGTGGAGCTGGGCAACCGGCTCGGGATCCGCTCCGCCTCGGCCACCACGCTGGTCGACCGCCTGGTGCAGGCCGGCCACGTCGAGCGGGCACCGCACCCGAGCGACCGACGTCGCCTCTCGCTCCAGGTCACCGAGCACGCCTTCACCGAGGTGCTGGCGGCGCTGCGGCCGATGCTGGCCGGGGTCGAACAGGCGGTCGCCCGGCTCACCCCCGAGCAGGCGGAGGCGACCACGGCGTTCCTGCGGGAGGTCGCCGACGTGATGCGCGACTACGTCGCCACCGCCCCGGACGACGCCGCCACCCCGCGCCGCCCGGCACCCCGCGACTGA
- a CDS encoding MarR family winged helix-turn-helix transcriptional regulator, which translates to MEPLVRFPDILHQAPIGRLLSIAGHVVEQGWGRYLAEHHGLTPAGMRVLLILGRVGDSTHREMAERCFVRPATLTGIVDTLERDGFVERRRDSADRRTVQLTLTDKGREHTRTLIDLIHSDRPLTSVDADPAKKEVIREFLIELITTMSDGDLVRLNRDSDRDSTTDSTPGGCPC; encoded by the coding sequence ATGGAACCACTCGTCCGCTTCCCCGACATCCTGCATCAGGCGCCGATCGGACGACTCCTCTCGATCGCCGGCCACGTGGTCGAGCAGGGCTGGGGGCGCTACCTGGCCGAGCACCACGGGCTCACCCCGGCCGGCATGCGGGTGCTGCTGATCCTCGGCCGGGTCGGCGACAGCACCCACCGGGAGATGGCCGAACGCTGCTTCGTCCGTCCCGCCACCCTCACCGGGATCGTCGACACCCTGGAACGTGACGGCTTCGTCGAGCGCCGCCGGGACAGCGCCGACCGGCGCACCGTGCAGCTCACCCTCACCGACAAGGGGCGCGAGCACACCCGCACCCTCATCGACCTGATCCACAGCGACCGCCCGCTCACCTCCGTCGACGCCGACCCGGCGAAGAAGGAGGTGATCCGGGAGTTCCTGATCGAACTGATCACGACCATGTCCGACGGGGACCTCGTCAGGTTGAACAGGGACAGCGACCGGGATTCCACCACCGACTCCACACCGGGGGGCTGTCCATGCTGA
- a CDS encoding ABC transporter ATP-binding protein: MLIRLLRARLRPYRRALAGVMLLQFVGTIASLYLPTLNADIIDRGIARGDTDYIVRTGGWMLLVSLLQIACSVAAVYLGAKTAMGFGRDVRAAVFGHVNRFSAREVNRFGAPSLITRNTNDVQQVQMLVLLTCTMLVAAPIMSVGGVVMALRTDLGLSRLMLVSVPVLAIALGLVIRRMMPGFRLMQTRIDTVNRVLREQISGIRVVRAFVREPYETRRFGAANADLTATALRIGRLQALIFPIVMLVLNASSVAVLWFGAARVDAGQIQVGALTAFLQYLMQILMAVMMATFMLMMVPRAAVCAERIVEVLETESSVVPAAEPMMVVTRRAELELRRVTFQYPGASAPVLHDISFRTGPGRTTAIIGSTGAGKTTLLTLIPRLVDPTAGAVLVDGVDVRLLEPDEVWRRIGLVPQRPYLFSGTVASNLRYGDPDATDEQLWRALEIAQARDFVSQLPGGLAAPIAQGGTNVSGGQRQRLAIARALVRQPEIYLFDDSFSALDLSTDARLRAALRPVTADAAVVIVAQRVSTIVDADQIIVLEDGSVVGIGRHAELLESCPTYAEIVASQQTAEVPA, encoded by the coding sequence ATGCTGATCCGCCTGCTCCGCGCCCGGCTACGCCCGTACCGGCGGGCGCTGGCGGGGGTGATGTTGCTCCAGTTCGTCGGCACGATCGCCTCGCTCTACCTGCCGACCCTCAACGCCGACATCATCGACCGGGGCATCGCCCGCGGCGACACCGACTACATCGTGCGTACGGGCGGGTGGATGCTGCTGGTCAGCCTGCTCCAGATCGCCTGCTCCGTGGCCGCGGTCTACCTCGGCGCGAAGACCGCCATGGGCTTCGGGCGGGACGTCCGCGCCGCCGTCTTCGGGCACGTCAACCGGTTCTCCGCCCGCGAGGTCAACCGCTTCGGCGCGCCCTCGCTGATCACCCGGAACACCAACGACGTCCAGCAGGTGCAGATGCTGGTCCTGCTGACCTGCACCATGCTGGTCGCCGCGCCGATCATGAGCGTCGGCGGGGTGGTGATGGCACTCCGCACCGACCTCGGGCTCTCCCGGCTGATGCTGGTCAGCGTGCCGGTCCTGGCGATCGCGCTGGGCCTGGTGATCCGGCGGATGATGCCGGGCTTCCGGCTCATGCAGACCCGGATCGACACCGTCAACCGGGTGCTGCGCGAGCAGATCAGCGGCATCCGGGTGGTCCGCGCCTTCGTCCGCGAGCCGTACGAGACGCGACGCTTCGGTGCCGCGAACGCCGACCTGACCGCGACCGCCCTGCGGATCGGTCGCCTCCAGGCGCTGATCTTCCCGATCGTGATGCTGGTGCTCAACGCCTCCAGCGTCGCGGTGCTCTGGTTCGGGGCGGCCCGGGTGGACGCCGGTCAGATCCAGGTCGGCGCGCTCACCGCGTTCCTGCAGTATCTGATGCAGATCCTGATGGCGGTCATGATGGCCACCTTCATGCTGATGATGGTGCCCCGCGCGGCGGTCTGCGCCGAACGCATCGTCGAGGTGCTGGAGACCGAGTCGTCGGTGGTGCCGGCGGCCGAGCCGATGATGGTGGTGACCCGGCGCGCCGAGCTGGAGCTGCGCCGCGTCACCTTCCAGTACCCGGGGGCGAGCGCGCCGGTGCTGCACGACATCTCGTTCCGGACCGGTCCCGGCCGCACCACCGCGATCATCGGCTCCACCGGTGCGGGAAAGACCACCCTGCTCACGCTGATCCCCCGACTGGTCGACCCGACCGCCGGCGCGGTGCTGGTCGACGGGGTGGACGTCCGGCTGCTGGAACCGGACGAGGTGTGGCGCCGGATCGGGTTGGTGCCGCAACGGCCGTACCTGTTCAGCGGCACGGTCGCCAGCAACCTCCGGTACGGCGACCCGGACGCGACCGACGAGCAGCTCTGGCGGGCGTTGGAGATCGCCCAGGCGCGGGACTTCGTGAGCCAGTTGCCCGGCGGGCTGGCGGCCCCGATCGCGCAGGGCGGCACGAACGTCTCCGGCGGCCAGCGGCAGCGGCTCGCCATCGCCCGGGCGCTGGTCCGGCAGCCGGAGATCTATCTCTTCGACGACTCGTTCTCGGCGCTCGACCTGAGCACCGACGCCCGGCTGCGCGCGGCGTTGCGGCCGGTCACCGCGGACGCGGCGGTGGTGATCGTGGCCCAACGGGTCTCCACGATCGTGGACGCCGACCAGATCATCGTGCTGGAGGACGGAAGCGTGGTCGGCATCGGTCGACACGCCGAGCTGCTGGAGAGCTGCCCGACGTACGCCGAGATCGTGGCGTCCCAGCAGACGGCGGAGGTGCCGGCATGA